The following proteins are encoded in a genomic region of Dokdonia donghaensis DSW-1:
- a CDS encoding glycosyltransferase — MIWVLLSIFLLYGIIILGFALKIKRAGTFSQTCDTATTTFTVIVPFRNEEAHLANLLESLARVNYPKDSWEIILVNDASTDNSLEVINKCISRYALTNIDVIDNVRTSASPKKDALQTAIHTSKHQWIVTTDADCTVPANWLNTLNAIILQQSPLMVIMPVAIGTTVQPSFITAYEQLDFLSLMGATAGSFYFGLPFLCNGANLAYDKEAFTAVQGFSNNNHIASGDDHFLLEKFQEKFKKRISYLRSPDAIISTQPQKQWKKFIAQRTRWAAKSSAYTFWFSKLMGILVLGVNLLSVVGVFYYAFAKAETQSIIIMGLFIKLVVDVILIASEASFYNRKRYLKWYPVVMVCYPFISTYIALRSLTTGYQWKGRNYKK; from the coding sequence ATGATCTGGGTACTGCTTTCTATTTTCTTGCTCTATGGAATTATCATTCTCGGGTTTGCGCTTAAGATTAAACGCGCTGGTACGTTCTCACAAACTTGTGACACTGCAACTACCACATTTACCGTTATTGTACCCTTTAGAAATGAAGAAGCGCATCTTGCTAATTTGCTGGAATCACTAGCCAGAGTTAACTACCCAAAAGACAGCTGGGAAATCATCTTAGTAAATGACGCCTCTACAGATAACTCTCTTGAGGTCATAAATAAGTGTATATCCCGTTATGCGCTCACAAATATTGATGTTATAGACAATGTGCGCACCTCTGCATCGCCAAAAAAAGATGCACTCCAGACCGCCATCCACACCAGTAAACACCAGTGGATTGTGACCACAGATGCCGACTGTACCGTGCCCGCAAACTGGCTCAACACACTAAACGCTATCATCTTGCAACAATCACCACTTATGGTGATTATGCCTGTTGCCATTGGCACCACGGTTCAGCCTTCGTTTATAACTGCCTATGAGCAATTGGACTTTTTAAGTCTTATGGGCGCAACCGCCGGAAGCTTTTATTTTGGCCTTCCTTTTTTATGTAACGGAGCAAATCTCGCTTATGACAAAGAAGCCTTTACAGCCGTTCAAGGCTTTTCAAATAATAATCATATCGCTAGTGGAGATGATCATTTTTTACTCGAGAAATTTCAAGAGAAGTTTAAAAAGAGGATAAGCTATTTACGCTCTCCAGATGCGATTATATCCACACAGCCTCAAAAGCAGTGGAAGAAATTTATAGCACAGCGCACACGCTGGGCGGCAAAGTCTAGCGCTTATACCTTTTGGTTTTCAAAACTAATGGGGATTCTTGTTTTGGGTGTTAATCTTTTAAGTGTTGTGGGAGTTTTTTATTACGCTTTCGCGAAAGCGGAAACCCAATCCATCATCATAATGGGGTTGTTCATAAAACTAGTCGTTGATGTTATCCTCATTGCTTCCGAAGCTTCTTTTTACAACCGAAAAAGATATTTAAAATGGTATCCAGTTGTGATGGTTTGCTACCCTTTTATTAGCACCTACATAGCCCTAAGATCGCTTACTACTGGGTATCAATGGAAAGGTCGCAACTACAAGAAATAG